The genomic window TTTTGATGGCTGCAAATATGAAATATCCAGAAGCTTTATATAGTGATAAGATTGCTATTACAAAACCAGTTATTTATGCACAAGGAAGTTTAGCAATTTTAAGTATTAAAAAACTAGATATGTCAAAAGGAATAAATCTAGCAAATGACAGTTCAGTAAATAAAATTGCTATTGCAAATCCAAAAACTGCCCCTTATGGGAAAGCTGCAGTTGAAGCTATGAAAAATGCAAAAATTTATGACGAAGTTGTAAAAAAATATGTTTATGCCGAATCTATCTCACAAACAGTAACTTATGCCACAACTGCAACTGATATAGGATTTATTGCAAAATCATCTTTATATAGTCCAAAAATGAGTATGTATAAAGAAGGAGTAAACTGGGTAGATGTAAATCCAAAACTTTATACTCCTATTAATCAAGGAATTGTTATTATAAAAAATGCAAAAGACAATAAAGAAGCAAAAGCATTTTATGACTTTATATTAAGTGCAGATGCAAAAAAAATATTTAACAAATTTGGATATTTAGTACCATGAATAAAATAGAAGCTATCATATCTCAAATAGACAATATTGATAATCTCAATATTGTGCAATTTGATTTTTCAGGAATTAAACTCAAAATGATGAGTTTAGATCTTAATGAAAATATTAAAATCGGTCAAAAAGTTATATTAGTGGCAAAAGCTACAAATATTATCTTGGCAAGAGATTTTGAAGGTATGATTAGTTTCTCTAATCAAATAAAAGCAAAGATTGAAAGTATAGAAGAGGGTAAACTCCTTTGTAGTGTGACAATAAAAGCTAAAAATTCATATTTCCAATCAATTATAACCCAAGCAAGTGCAAAAAAAATGAATCTAAAAAAAGATGATGAAATTAATATTTTTATAAAAGCAAGTGATTTATCTATTGAGGAAGTAATAAATGTTTGAAACCCTGAAAGCTATAGAATTTGGTCCCTTTATACTCTCATTTAAATTAGCATTTATTACAACTTTAATTTTATTTGTGATTTCATTACCTCTTTCTTGGTATCTCTCACAAACAAAATCAAGATTGAAACCTTTTTTAGAAGCAATTACAGCTCTTCCAATAGTTTTACCTCCTTCTGTTCTAGGGTTTTATATTTTGTGGGCTTTATCTTATAATTCTCCAATAGGTGCCTTTTTTGAAAATACTCTTGGAGTAAAACTAGTATTCAATTTTTATGGGCTTGTAATTGCTAGTTGTTTTTATAGTCTACCTTTTATGGTTCAACCCTTACAAAGTGGTTTTGAAAGTATTAGTAAAAATATGATTGAAGCTAGTTATATTTGTGGAAAAGGGAAAATAAAAACTTTATTAAAAGTAGCCTTACCAAATATAAAACCAGCTCTTCTTACAGCAATAATTGTAACCTTCGCACATACAGTAGGAGAGTTTGGAGTTGTTCTTATGGTAGGAGGAAGTATTCCAGGTGAGACAAAAGTAGCTTCAGTTGCTATATATGAAATGGTAGAAATAATGGATTATAAAAGTGCCCATATTTATAGTGCTATTATGGTAATAATAAGCTTTTTAGTACTTCTTAGTGTTTATATCTTCAATGGCAGAAATAACAAAAAGTTTGGGATATAGGTTATGATAAAAATAGATATTTTTAAAAAACTACATGGTTCAGATGGACAGATGAATTTGGATGTAAATTTAGAGATTAATGAGGGTGATTTTATTGCATTAGCAGGATTGAGCGGGAGTGGTAAAACTACACTTTTAAGAATACTTGCAGGTCTAGAAGAAGCCAAAGGTGAGATAAAAATAGGTGAAAGCTATTGGCAAAATGAATCAATTTTTCTAGCTCCACAAAAAAGAGAAATAGGTTTTGTTTTCCAAGACTATGCACTATTTCCAAATATGAGTGTGATAGATAATCTTTTATTTGTAAAAAAAGATAAAGACTTAGCAATAAAACTTTTAAAATTAACCGAAATGCAAGAGTTAAAAAATAGATTACCTAACACTTTAAGTGGTGGACAAAAACAAAGAGTTAGCCTTTGTCGAGCACTAATGAATAAACCAAAACTTTTACTTATGGATGAGCCTTTATCAGCCTTAGACCCTCAAATGAGAGTAAAACTACAACAAGAGATATTAACACTTCACAAAGAGTTTAATACAACCACAATAATGGTAAGTCATGATCCAAGTGAAATGTATAGATTATCAAATAGAGTTATAGTTTTAAATCAAGGTTTAGTTATAAATGATGGAAAAGCTAAAGATATTTTATTAAAAACAAGTGGTTCTCAAAAATTCTCATTTGAGGGAGAATTACTTGATATTATAAAAGTTGATGTTATTCAAGTAGCAATTGTATCAATAGGTCAACAGCTTGTGGAGGTTGTTATAAGTAATGATGAAGCAAAAAATTTAAATATAGGACAAAAAGTTTTAGTAAGTACAAAAGCTTTTGCCCCATTAATAAAACAGATTTAAAATAAAAGGATAAAAATATGTTCATTCTAACAGATAATGAACTTCAACAATATATAAATGATGATATACCTTACTTTGATTTAACCACTTATCTTCAAGGACAATCAAATAAGAAAGCAAAATTAAGTATCTTTACTAGAGAAGATATTATTGTCTCTTGTAGTGAAGAAGCAAAAAGAATTGCTGAGCTTTTAAATTGCAAAGTGAAAAGTTTTGTTCCATCAAAAACTTTTATAAAACAAAATGATGTAATTTTGGAGTTTATTGGTAAATATGAAGATGTTCATAAGGCATGGAAAGTTTGTCAAGTATTATTAGAATATAGTTGTAAGATGGCAAGTAATACTAATAAAATGAAAAAAGAAATAGAAAGCGTAAATAAAACTTGTGAACTTTTATCCACTAGAAAAAGTTTTCCTTTTGCAAAAAAATTATGTATAAAATCAATTATAATAGGTGGAGCTACACCACATCGTTTAGGATTAAGTGAAAGTATTCTTCTTTTCCCTCAACACAGAATAGTTTATAAAAATGAAAAAGACTTTTTAAATGATATAAAAAGATTAAAACAAAAAACCCCAGAGAAAAAAATAGTAATAGAAACTGAAACATATGAAGATGCAATAATTCTAATGCAAAATGAAGTAGATGTAATTCAAATTGATAAAATAAAAATTCCTATATTAAAAAAAATCATTCAATATAAAAATGAGAATTTTCCAAGCGTAAGCATCTTAGCTGCAGGTGGAATAAATTTATCAAATGTAAAAGAATATGCCTCTTTAGGCGTTGACGGTATAGTTTCAAGTGCTATGTACTCAAGTGGTATGGCAGATTTTGGAAGTAAAATGAAATTACTTCCAAAAGAAAATTAAACTTTATACTCTCCTAAATACTTACCTTTTGTATCTATGATATGCACAGCACATGCTAAACATGGATCAAAAGAGTGTAGGACTTTTAAAACCTCAAGAGGTTTTTCTAAATCTTTTATTTTGATTCCAACTAAAGCCTCTTCATATGCACCTCTAATACCATCACTATTTTTTGGAGTTGCATTCCAAGTTGTTGGAGCTATGATTTGATAATTTTTAATTTTGGCATTTTCTATATTTATACTATGAAGTAAAACTCCTCTTGGAACTTCTAAGAAAACATACCCACTTGCATCTTTTTTTAGCTCTTCAAAATTGTATCTGTCCCAAGTATTTGTATCATAGTATTTAATATTTTGAATTAAATTTGAAACTAGTTTAAAAATATATTCACAAATATATTGACTCTCAATTGCCCTTGCACAATTTCTTCCAACAGTTGAATTTAAATCTTCAAGACTCAAAGAGGTCTCTTTTAAAAACTCATCAACAAAAGAGTTTATGGCAGTATTATTGTTTAAATAACTAATAATAAGTCTTGCAATTGGACCTGTTTCCATAGTCTTGCCATCATATCGGGGAGCTTTTATCCAAGAATATTTGTCATCTTTATTTTTAGTTTTTAAAGTACCATCTTCATTTAAATCAGTATAAAAAGGTTCTTGTTTTGCATCATCACTATACCAAGCTCTTTGAACTTCTTCTTTTATTTTGTTGGCATCAAATTCTTGTATATTTGATAAATCTTGTTCAAATATAACTCCACCAGAAAAAAGTTTCATCTCTTTATTTATAGGGTAACCACCCACACTTAAAAAGTTACCTATTGTTTTTCCACTTTTCGATTTTATCTCATCTTTATAGGCAATTGCTAATAATTTCATATCAGGTAAATAAGCTCGATTTATAAAATCACTTGCCTCTTTTATTACAAAAATGAAGTCATTGAGTCTTTGGGGATTTAGCATATCTGCAACACTTGTAATACCACCTACAACCAAAGATTGAGGATGGGGAGTTTTACCTCCAAAAATTGCTATGGCTTTTGAGATTTTTGTTTGAAATTGTAAGGCTTCAAAATAGTGGGATAATAAAATTAAATTTTGTTCACTACTTAATTTATAATCACTATGCCCCCAATATCCACTATTAAAAGGCCCTAATCTTCCAGCATCTATAAAGTTTTGAAGCTTTTCTAAAACTGCTTCATAATGTGTATTTGAGTTTCTAAATGGTTTTTCACAATACTTATGAGCCTCTTTTGTTGTCTCTTTTGGATTTGCCTTTAAGGCACTTAGGACATCAACAAAATCAAGCAAATGTAACTGATAAAAATGTACCACGTGGTCTTGAATAAATAAAGCCATAGACATCAAATCTCTTATTATCCTAGCATTTTCTGGGATACTCAAAGAATAAGCACTTTCTACTGCTCCAATAGCTCCTCTAAAGTGAGAATTTGTACAAACTCCACAAACTCTTCCTGCTAGAAGTCCTGCATCTCTTGGGTCTCTATTTTGTAAAATAATTTCAATACCTCGAAAAAGTTGTCCGCTTACATAAGCTTCTTTTACAATACCATTTTCATCAACTTCTACTTCAGCTCTTAAATGCCCCTCAATTCTAGTAATGGGATCAATAACAATTTTTTTCATTATTTTTCATCCTCTTTTTCTTTATATACTCTCTCATTTGCAAATTTATCAAAAAATCCAAGTTCAGTACACCCCATACAGCCATGCCCAACTTGTACCGGCCAACTTGTTCCTTGATTAAACTTCATAGATGGGCAATTTACATTAGCAAATGGACCTTTACAACCCATCTCAAAAAGACACCAACCATTTTTTGCCCCATCATCTCCCCATTCTTTTACAAATTCGCCAAGTTCATAATGACCTCTTCTTTCACAATTATCATGAACCCTTTGTTCATAAGCCCATAAAGGACGGTTAAATTTATCCAAAGCTGGTATTTCTTCAAACATCATATATGAAAGCAAGGTTCCTACTATATTTATAGGATTTGTGGGACAGCCTGTGATATTTATAATATCATCTCTATTTAAAGCTTGAGCCACTCCAACAGCACCTGTTGGATTTGGATAGGCAGATACTACTCCTCCATCAAAAGCACATGAACCAACTGCTAATACGAGTGCTGCATCTTTTGCACATTTTTTTAAAAGCTCAACTCCTGTTTCACCTTTTTTCCCTATTCGTAAATACTTTCCATCAAGACCTAAAGAAACTGCACCTTCAACTATCAAGACATATTTTCCTTTATCATTTTTGATTATATTTTCTAAGATAGTCTCACTCTCATCACCACTTGCACTCATAAGTAACTCATGATAATCTAAAGAGATATAATCAAATATCAAGTCTTCTAATACTGGATTTGATGATTTTATAAAGGCTTCACTATTCCCGCTACAATCACTTAACTCCAACCAAATAATTGGAATCTTATTTAAATTTTTAATTCCCTCACTTACAACATCTTCAAAGGCTGGGTTTAATTTCATACTAGCTGTTACCATAGAGATCCAACTATTAATTTCACTTTTACCCATATCAAGCATTTTTAGTGCCGATTCTAAATTATTTTCATCCATATTATTTTTTGGATGTAGTTTTTTAAACTTCTCAATACTTCTTTGACTTCTTTTTAATTCTTCTTCTAATCTTAGCTCTTCAGGAGTTTTTTTAGGAGTATCATAATCTATTAAATGTTGTGAATCCAAAATAATATCATCTATCTCTTTTTTACATCTTCCACAAACTCTTCCTGCTTCACTGAACTCTTTTAATGAAGAAAAAGAGTCAATCTTACATGAAATCACAAGATCTTTTAAATCCTCATAATAAATATGTTTACACGCACAAACTAATTTTCCTCTTGGGCTTAATTCTCTATTTTCATATAAATAGTTTAAATCTATCTCATCCTTTTCATTTATAACTTTTTCTAAATATGCTGTATCAATATTTGAATTAATTCCGATAAATCTTATTAGCTTTTTATCTTTTAAGAAGTATTCATCAACTCTTTTTTTATCTATTGATTCAATAACAACCTTTTCAAAACCTTTATCAAAATCTGATGAGCAAATTTCAACTAAAGTAAAATCCCCAATTTTAAGCATATCAACTGCAGTATCAAGTTCAAAGTTAATAATATCTTTTTGAAAGATATGAGATATTGCTACATTTGCTTGGGTTGTACACTCTTTTACGTGACCTGCTACAAAATTATCTTTTACAACTTCAGCACACTCTCCAACTGCATAGATATTTTTATCACTACTTTGCATAAACTCATTTACTAAAATACCTTTGTTTACATCAATAAATTTTTCAAAAGGTTTTGCATTTGCTTTTATTCCTATTCCAAAAACAATAAAAGGATTTTTTATATTTAATTTTTTTGTTTTTAAAACTTCGATTTTATTATTTTTGATTTTGCATTCAACAATCTCATCTTCATAAGAGATTCTTGCTTTTTTATTTTTTAAAAAACTATTTTCCATTATTTGCATAGATTCAGCAGATATATATTTATCGTATAAGTGTCTACTTCTTATGAGTAAAGTTATACTTTTTACATCAGCCATTTCATTTAAAGTATCAAGTAGTTCCAAAGCAATGGGTCCACTTCCCACAAGAACTACTTCATTTGTTTTACAATATTGTTCTATTTTCTTACAATCATTTACATTTCTAAAAACAGAGACATTTTCTAAAGTTGTATCTAGAAGAGTTATAGGAGTAGAGCCTGTGGCAATTATAAGTTTGTCATAGTCATAAGTTTTATCATTTGAAAAGACTTGTTTTTTATCTTTATTGATATTTGAAATAGTTTGCTTAAGTTGTAAGTTCACAGAACTATTTAGTTCAAGCTTTATATTCTCAACATCATTATTAGATTCAATTAATCTACAAAGATGTATCCTATCATAAGGGATATATTCTTCATCACTAAGAATAGTAACACTACATGATGAATCTACATTTAAAATATTATTTGCTAAATAAACTGCGGCAATTCCTCCACCTATAATAATTATCTTCATTTGACATCTCTTTTTTATGGATTACATTAATAATAGCAAAATATAAGTTACTCTTTAATTACATAAACCCATGATTTTTAGGGAACACTTCTTGCATATATATTAGTCAACCTTTTGTAGTTAAATTTTAAAGAGTAAAATTTACCCAATTTTACTCTTTTTTTACAAAGGAATTGAATAAGGAAAAGTATTTATGACAGAAGCAACTTTAGAAGCAACTCATAATTTTGCAAAAAAGTTTTCATCTTACAAAGAGTTTTATATCAAAAGTAATGACCTGATTTTTTCAAAACTTGGTCTTGGAACTTTTAACAAAGAACCTTACAAAGAAGAGAATTATGTTTTTCATTATATTGAGGGTGTAAAAGAAGCTGTTAAAAATGGCATAAACCTAATAGATTCTGCAAGTAATTATAGATATGGGCAAAGTGAAAAAGAGATTGGTATTGCATTAAAAGAACTTTTTGAAGAGAAAATAGTTACAAGGGAAGAACTAATTATTTGTTCAAAGGGTGGTTTTATTCAACTTGAATATCCATTTCCAAAGAATCCATATACTTGGATTGAAGATAATATTATCAATACAAAACTTGCTACAAAAGAAGATATTGAACTAGACCAACACTGTTTGAGTGCTGATTTTATAGAGTGGTCATGTAAAAAATCTTTAGAAAATATGGGTATTGATAAATTTGATATTTACTATTTACATAATCCAGAAATTCAAATACAAAAAAATGGATATAAAAAATTTCTAAAGAAAGTTGAGTCTATTTTTAAACGATTTGAAAAAATGATAACAATGGGCTTTATCAAATACTATGGAGTTGCTGTTTGGAATGGATTTAGTGATAAATCTACAGGTGAACATATCAACCTAGAAGATTTAGTAGAAATTGCACTAAAAGTTGGGGGAGAAAATCACCATTTCAAATATATTCAAACTCCT from Arcobacter sp. F2176 includes these protein-coding regions:
- the modA gene encoding molybdate ABC transporter substrate-binding protein translates to MKKIILGILVVSLSLFAGQINIAVAANVSYAIGDLINEFNKTNPDTKVNVTLGSSGKLTAQIKNGAPYNILMAANMKYPEALYSDKIAITKPVIYAQGSLAILSIKKLDMSKGINLANDSSVNKIAIANPKTAPYGKAAVEAMKNAKIYDEVVKKYVYAESISQTVTYATTATDIGFIAKSSLYSPKMSMYKEGVNWVDVNPKLYTPINQGIVIIKNAKDNKEAKAFYDFILSADAKKIFNKFGYLVP
- a CDS encoding molybdopterin-binding protein; the protein is MNKIEAIISQIDNIDNLNIVQFDFSGIKLKMMSLDLNENIKIGQKVILVAKATNIILARDFEGMISFSNQIKAKIESIEEGKLLCSVTIKAKNSYFQSIITQASAKKMNLKKDDEINIFIKASDLSIEEVINV
- the modB gene encoding molybdate ABC transporter permease subunit, with the protein product MFETLKAIEFGPFILSFKLAFITTLILFVISLPLSWYLSQTKSRLKPFLEAITALPIVLPPSVLGFYILWALSYNSPIGAFFENTLGVKLVFNFYGLVIASCFYSLPFMVQPLQSGFESISKNMIEASYICGKGKIKTLLKVALPNIKPALLTAIIVTFAHTVGEFGVVLMVGGSIPGETKVASVAIYEMVEIMDYKSAHIYSAIMVIISFLVLLSVYIFNGRNNKKFGI
- a CDS encoding ABC transporter ATP-binding protein, yielding MIKIDIFKKLHGSDGQMNLDVNLEINEGDFIALAGLSGSGKTTLLRILAGLEEAKGEIKIGESYWQNESIFLAPQKREIGFVFQDYALFPNMSVIDNLLFVKKDKDLAIKLLKLTEMQELKNRLPNTLSGGQKQRVSLCRALMNKPKLLLMDEPLSALDPQMRVKLQQEILTLHKEFNTTTIMVSHDPSEMYRLSNRVIVLNQGLVINDGKAKDILLKTSGSQKFSFEGELLDIIKVDVIQVAIVSIGQQLVEVVISNDEAKNLNIGQKVLVSTKAFAPLIKQI
- the modD gene encoding ModD protein; the protein is MFILTDNELQQYINDDIPYFDLTTYLQGQSNKKAKLSIFTREDIIVSCSEEAKRIAELLNCKVKSFVPSKTFIKQNDVILEFIGKYEDVHKAWKVCQVLLEYSCKMASNTNKMKKEIESVNKTCELLSTRKSFPFAKKLCIKSIIIGGATPHRLGLSESILLFPQHRIVYKNEKDFLNDIKRLKQKTPEKKIVIETETYEDAIILMQNEVDVIQIDKIKIPILKKIIQYKNENFPSVSILAAGGINLSNVKEYASLGVDGIVSSAMYSSGMADFGSKMKLLPKEN
- a CDS encoding nickel-dependent hydrogenase large subunit gives rise to the protein MKKIVIDPITRIEGHLRAEVEVDENGIVKEAYVSGQLFRGIEIILQNRDPRDAGLLAGRVCGVCTNSHFRGAIGAVESAYSLSIPENARIIRDLMSMALFIQDHVVHFYQLHLLDFVDVLSALKANPKETTKEAHKYCEKPFRNSNTHYEAVLEKLQNFIDAGRLGPFNSGYWGHSDYKLSSEQNLILLSHYFEALQFQTKISKAIAIFGGKTPHPQSLVVGGITSVADMLNPQRLNDFIFVIKEASDFINRAYLPDMKLLAIAYKDEIKSKSGKTIGNFLSVGGYPINKEMKLFSGGVIFEQDLSNIQEFDANKIKEEVQRAWYSDDAKQEPFYTDLNEDGTLKTKNKDDKYSWIKAPRYDGKTMETGPIARLIISYLNNNTAINSFVDEFLKETSLSLEDLNSTVGRNCARAIESQYICEYIFKLVSNLIQNIKYYDTNTWDRYNFEELKKDASGYVFLEVPRGVLLHSINIENAKIKNYQIIAPTTWNATPKNSDGIRGAYEEALVGIKIKDLEKPLEVLKVLHSFDPCLACAVHIIDTKGKYLGEYKV
- a CDS encoding hydrogenase small subunit — protein: MKIIIIGGGIAAVYLANNILNVDSSCSVTILSDEEYIPYDRIHLCRLIESNNDVENIKLELNSSVNLQLKQTISNINKDKKQVFSNDKTYDYDKLIIATGSTPITLLDTTLENVSVFRNVNDCKKIEQYCKTNEVVLVGSGPIALELLDTLNEMADVKSITLLIRSRHLYDKYISAESMQIMENSFLKNKKARISYEDEIVECKIKNNKIEVLKTKKLNIKNPFIVFGIGIKANAKPFEKFIDVNKGILVNEFMQSSDKNIYAVGECAEVVKDNFVAGHVKECTTQANVAISHIFQKDIINFELDTAVDMLKIGDFTLVEICSSDFDKGFEKVVIESIDKKRVDEYFLKDKKLIRFIGINSNIDTAYLEKVINEKDEIDLNYLYENRELSPRGKLVCACKHIYYEDLKDLVISCKIDSFSSLKEFSEAGRVCGRCKKEIDDIILDSQHLIDYDTPKKTPEELRLEEELKRSQRSIEKFKKLHPKNNMDENNLESALKMLDMGKSEINSWISMVTASMKLNPAFEDVVSEGIKNLNKIPIIWLELSDCSGNSEAFIKSSNPVLEDLIFDYISLDYHELLMSASGDESETILENIIKNDKGKYVLIVEGAVSLGLDGKYLRIGKKGETGVELLKKCAKDAALVLAVGSCAFDGGVVSAYPNPTGAVGVAQALNRDDIINITGCPTNPINIVGTLLSYMMFEEIPALDKFNRPLWAYEQRVHDNCERRGHYELGEFVKEWGDDGAKNGWCLFEMGCKGPFANVNCPSMKFNQGTSWPVQVGHGCMGCTELGFFDKFANERVYKEKEDEK
- a CDS encoding aldo/keto reductase: MTEATLEATHNFAKKFSSYKEFYIKSNDLIFSKLGLGTFNKEPYKEENYVFHYIEGVKEAVKNGINLIDSASNYRYGQSEKEIGIALKELFEEKIVTREELIICSKGGFIQLEYPFPKNPYTWIEDNIINTKLATKEDIELDQHCLSADFIEWSCKKSLENMGIDKFDIYYLHNPEIQIQKNGYKKFLKKVESIFKRFEKMITMGFIKYYGVAVWNGFSDKSTGEHINLEDLVEIALKVGGENHHFKYIQTPFNIAKTNIYTMPTQTVKGEECTLLQAAYRLKIDVISSSSLLQMNLFKKSFKAETGYLLDNKMVLENDIQLALQFVRSTPGIISSLFASKVPVHIKSNLRITEIKTTPRAHYDLMYRV